ACTCCACGATCATGGTCATCGCGGCTGCATCGATCGGGTAGAACGGCACGATGGTCATCCGCGCCAGCAGCGCCGGTTTAAAGTGGCGGCTCAACAGCGGCCTGATGGCGGCGGTCACCTCGCCCGGCGAGGGCCGCGTCCCGCGCGCACACAGCTGGAAGATCATGTCCGAGGCCAGGTTGCTGGTCATGAAGATCACCGTATTCTTAAAATCGATGACTCGCCCTTCGCCGTCGGCCAACATGCCCTTGTCGAAGACTTGATAGAAAATGTTCATGACTTCGGGGTCGGCCTTTTCCACCTCATCGAGCAACACGACCGAATAGGGCCGCTGCCGGACCGCCTCGGTCAACGCGCCGCCTTCGCCATATCCCACATAGCCGGGCGGTGAGCCGATGAGCCGCGAGACCGTGTGCTTCTCCTGAAACTCCGACATGTTCAGCGTGACGACGAACCGCTCGCCGCCGAACAGCGCCTCCGCCACAGCCAGCCCCGTCTCCGTCTTTCCCACACCGCTGGGGCCCACGAATAGAAACACGCCGATCGGTGTGGCTGGGTTTCCGATGCCGGCCTTGGAAGCCCTGATTCCTCGAGCGATGGCCTCAATCGCATGGTCTTGGCCCTTGATCCTCGTTTTGAGCCGATCATCCAACTGCAGAATCGTCTGGGCTTCGTCCCTGATCATGCGGCCCACAGGGATGCCGGTCCAATCGGACACGACCTCGGCCACGACATCCGTATCCACTTCGATCCTGATCAGCGGATCCTTCCCCTGAATCTTGCGCAAATCGGCCTTGGCGCGGTCCCAGTCGGAGCGATAGCGGTCTGCGCCCTGGGCCCCTTCCGCCTGTATTTTTCCCCGCAGGGCCAAGACCGATTCCGCCAACACTTTCTCCTCACGCCACCGCGCCTCTAACTGCTCCAGTTCCTGCCTTCGTTTCGCGATGGCCTCGTCCAGCGCGCTGATCCGCTCCGGTTCCACCGGCACCCCGCTGAGCAGGTCGCGTTGATGGGCGCCTCGCTCCCGCTCCAGCGCTTGGATCGTCCGTTCGATATCTTCCAGGCGGTCCGGTTTGCTGCTGAGCCCGATCTTGATCCGAGCCGCAGCCGTGTCCAACAGATCCACCGCCTTATCCGGAAGTTGGCGACCTGAAATATACCGGCTGGACATGCGTGCCGCCGCGACGACGCCTTCGTCCAGCACCTGCACCTGATGGGCCTCCTCGTACTTACTCCGCAAGCCGCGCAACACCAGAATGGCATCGGTTTCAGACGGCTCTTCAAGCTTCACCAGCTGGAAGCGCCGGGCCAATGCCGCATCCTTTTCGAAATACTTTTTGTACTCCGACCAGGTCGTGGCGGCGATCGTGCGCAACTCGCCCCTCGCCAGGGCCGGCTTGAGCAAATTGGCGGCATCACCCATCCCCGCCGTGCTCCCCGAGCCCACCAGCATATGGGCCTCGTCGATGAAGAGGATGATGGGTTTCGGTGAGGCCTTCACTTCATCGATCACGGACTTCAGGCGATGCTCGAACTCACCCCGAACGCCGGCCCCGGCCTGGAGTAGGCCCAAATCCAGCGCCAGCATGTCCATATTCTTGAGCAGATCCGGCACATCGTGTTGCACAATCCGCAAGGCCAATCCTTCGACGACCGCCGTCTTTCCCACTCCGGCCTCCCCTACGACGATGGGATTGTTCTTGCGCCGTCGGGCCAGGATATCGATCATCTGCCGGATCTCCCGATCACGCCCAAAGACCGGATCGATACCGTTGGCGCGGGCCCGCGCCGTAAAGTCCACCGTGAACCGACCCAGCGCCGTTTCCGCACCCCGCCCCTCAGCCCCACCCTTCGCCGCCGCCTTCGCCGCTTCTCCTTCCGACGATTTCGCGGTCATGTCGAAAAACTTGTGGGTGAGTTCGTCGGCACGTACCGGTTGCAGGAGCTCCTCCCCGAAACCATAGGCGAACCGGCCGAGATCCCTGACCATGGCCAGGAACAGCGCCCCTGACCGGATCTCGGTCAGGTTCAGATCAATCGATCCGATCAGCCAGGCCTCCTGCAGCCATTCGATGAGTCGCGGTGAGAACACGGGTTTAGCTGCGTTCCCTGACTTGAACTCTTCGAGAGCCCGCTGCAGGGCCTTCTGCACGCGAGCCGGCTCGATCTCGAAATGGGACAGGATCACCTGGATGTCGGCGGTGGGGTCTTCGAGCAATCTGAGCAGCATATGTTCGATTGCAACTTCATAATGCGTGCGCGACAGGCAAAGCCCCGCCGCGGACTCAAGTGATCGGCTGCACAAGCGATTCAACCGGCGGATCAAGGCTCGTCTATCTACCACATCCATGGCTCCCACTCCTTGTTATTGCTTGAGCGAAAGTCCCTCTGTCCTCGCCGGGGCAAATTGAAAGGGGACTCTCCGCACTCCGCCATTGCCTGATCGCGCCGGCAACCAAGTCGTTTGCCCGAGACGGCATCGCGGCCCATCGCCTTGCTTGGACAGCAGCCGAAAGGTCGGAATCCCCTCCTCGGGCATGAGCAGTTCCAGATCCGCATCGAATCGATCCTGGACGAACAACCGAACCAACGCCTCCATTCTTTCCATTCCCGTGCTGCCGGGTAGCAGGCTCACGAAGGTGTCGTGACTCATGGGACCCATCGTGAGGCGAAAGCTGGATTGCCGGTTGATGACTCGGTTTCCGAGCGCACAATCCCGTCCCAGCGCGCAGTTCTGCCTTCCCAAGGTCGACTGCTGTTCCGGGGGAATCGCCACCCATCGGCCGGTGCATTGGGTGATCCGCACTTCAATCCCATCGAACAAATCGCTCAACATCCCCTCCAGCGCCGACGCCGACCTCGGCCGCTGACTGAATAACCCCGCATACCGAAGAAGCCGGCTGACGGGCAGGCCGGTCTTTTCCGCCACCTCCTTCGCACCCAAGCCGAGAAAGGCCAACATGCGCTGCGAAAAGGGATCTTCGCCGGACGGGTCGAATTGGATGTGGTACCGGTATTTGACCCACGCGCGGTAGAATAATGAAAGCAACCGGTGGTGGAACAGATCCAGGAAGGAGCGAACAGCCTCCTCCCCCTCCTCTTGAGCCATGAGATCTTCGGTGTAAAATGGCGGCAGCGGCGAGGTGGTCCCGTAGAGTCCCAAAAATGTCGTGGTCACACGGAACCGCAGCGGCTGCATTCTGCTCTTCTCCAGAGCGGCGATATCGGAGACAGGAAAAGCGAAGGAAAGCTCAGGACGAAACCGAAGCGCCTCCCCCTCGGCTGGTCCTTCGCCGCCGACCGCCGCCCTGGGACGGCAGAGCCGCTCCACGAGCGTGACCAATTGGAAGAAGGAGTAGTCCTGCGCCCTCCGAAGCAAATCCTCGACTAGAGGATGATCTGTTGTCCGATCCTGCTCGGCCATGAATACTGTTCTCCCTGCTCGATTTCGTTCACGACCAATTGAGTAAACGAGTTCACCGAGGCGTAGAGTGCAAAAAACTCGGAGAGCACGCTTGCAAACAAGAACAAGTCCCCCTCCCCGGCGAAGTGGTCTTGCTTCAGCGAGAGGATGATCTCCGTTCCACGGATCGGAACGCCGTGGAAGAGATGATCCTTCCCTCGACTCTGGACATCCACAATGCCTTCCAACAATCTGGCCTGGGCACGTCTCGCTTGATCATCCTGGCGCGCTGCAAAATTATACAGATCCAACAACCCACGCAGTGCCTCGACGCTGGTCAAGGAGCGATAGTTCAACGAGAGATGAGACAGCAGGCGCCAATGGAGATCTCCACCGACCGGCGCACGACACGGAGCAGACACTCGGATAATGTTCTTGAATTGCGCGAATCCCGGCGAACTGTCCGTCGGCACCTGAATGTCTCCGACGCGAAGTTTCCCGGCCGCATCTCGATTGGTGCAGGTCAAATTGAACGTCACGATCTCGGTCGGGACTTCCGCGCCACGGACCGGAATTTCATCCGCATTCACGAACGACACATAGGTCTCGGCTCCGCCTTTGCTCGCCACGGATTGCCGAAGGTGTGTCTGGTAATAGACCGTGGCAGTGGATTTGCCATCACCATGGCGAAATGAGTAGAAAGGCTCGTAGTGCAATTCCTCCCCCGTCCCACGCAGGTGTCCGTTCGCGCCGTCGACCGAAAAGATTTCATACTGCATGGCCTGGGCAGCCGACGGGCGGACGAGGTATTCGGTCCGTTCATGGCTGATCTGGATCGGTTGGGAATCAGAGGTGAATAGATTGACGATCGGCGTACAGAACAACCGGACATGCTCTTTGGACACCCGCAAGGACGCCGGTGGCGCGTTCGTGAACAGGATGAGGATCTCGAACGTCGCGGCGGAGGCTCGCCGGGATAACGGCTGAAGGTCTGACAGATCCACGGCAAGAAACTTCTGAGGAAAGGTCAGATATTCCTGGAGCAAGCGATACCCGTCGAAGGCTGTCTTGGGGTAGGGTAGCAGTGCCGCTTCCCTGGACAAGCCAAAAGGCTGAATCTGACAGTCCGGCAGCCCGATTTCTTCTACCGGGCGACCCTGCGCGAGCAGGCGCAGCCTGATCTTGCTCACGTGGCGACAGAGCCAATAATAGAGGGTGTAGGCAGGCTCCCCAACCAAGTACAGTCGGAGCCGCTCGACCTGCGCCTGCGCCAATGTGGCTCCGGGCAGAAGGACGAACCGAAGACGGAGCGCGGAATGACCGCCGCTGGCCGCCTCCAAGGACACCTGTTCGAGCTGAAAGGGATAGAGGTCCACATCGGCAGTGGTCCGAAAGCGGCATCCCGTCCCATCGACCTTGCCAGACTCCACTTCTGTTTCGAGGGCTGGAATGCGTTTGCGCTCGGTGACCGCGCCGGGAATCGGTGCAAATTCCAGGAGACTCATGGCGGGGATGGGGCGCAGGTAATGCGGCCACAACAAATTCATGACCCCGTGGATCAGTTCGGGGAATTCATCGTCCAGTTTCTGCCTGATCCGACCCGTCAGGAATGCGACACCCTCAAGCAATCGTTCCACGTCGGGGTCGCTCCCGACGTCGGCCAGAAAGTGCGCCTCTTTGGGATGCGCTTCGGCGAACTCACGTCCCATCTGCCGAAGGAACTCGAGCTCGTCCTTATAGTATCGATTGAACGTCACGGCCTTCACCTCTGCATGGCCCCACGAAACGGCAGGTATGCGGATCACTCGGCGATCTCGACTCGTCCCGCCGGACTGATCTCCGTCCGAAATTCCACGTGTGGTTCCCTCTCGCTAATGAGTGCCCCTGCGATTTCGAACCGCAGGATCGACTGCCCCGGTTCCGAAGGCACGTGCGTGACCGAGACGTCATGCAACCTGGGCTCGAACCGAGTAATGGTTCGCAGGATCGCAGCCTGTACCTCCTCCACTGCCGCTGCCTGGTCCTGCACCAACTCCGTGAGATCCGGCATCCCATAGTCCGGCTGAATCAAGACCTGATCCGGCCTGGTATTCAGCAGTTTCCTGAGGTGCCGAAGGATCGACTCTGCCAGCAGGTGGGGGCTTTCCCTGGGTGCCTTCGGACTTGCCGACCGCTCATCCCCCAATCGTTCCAACAAGCGACCTTCTCGTC
Above is a genomic segment from Nitrospira defluvii containing:
- the tssG gene encoding type VI secretion system baseplate subunit TssG, with the protein product MAEQDRTTDHPLVEDLLRRAQDYSFFQLVTLVERLCRPRAAVGGEGPAEGEALRFRPELSFAFPVSDIAALEKSRMQPLRFRVTTTFLGLYGTTSPLPPFYTEDLMAQEEGEEAVRSFLDLFHHRLLSLFYRAWVKYRYHIQFDPSGEDPFSQRMLAFLGLGAKEVAEKTGLPVSRLLRYAGLFSQRPRSASALEGMLSDLFDGIEVRITQCTGRWVAIPPEQQSTLGRQNCALGRDCALGNRVINRQSSFRLTMGPMSHDTFVSLLPGSTGMERMEALVRLFVQDRFDADLELLMPEEGIPTFRLLSKQGDGPRCRLGQTTWLPARSGNGGVRRVPFQFAPARTEGLSLKQ
- the tssF gene encoding type VI secretion system baseplate subunit TssF; translated protein: MTFNRYYKDELEFLRQMGREFAEAHPKEAHFLADVGSDPDVERLLEGVAFLTGRIRQKLDDEFPELIHGVMNLLWPHYLRPIPAMSLLEFAPIPGAVTERKRIPALETEVESGKVDGTGCRFRTTADVDLYPFQLEQVSLEAASGGHSALRLRFVLLPGATLAQAQVERLRLYLVGEPAYTLYYWLCRHVSKIRLRLLAQGRPVEEIGLPDCQIQPFGLSREAALLPYPKTAFDGYRLLQEYLTFPQKFLAVDLSDLQPLSRRASAATFEILILFTNAPPASLRVSKEHVRLFCTPIVNLFTSDSQPIQISHERTEYLVRPSAAQAMQYEIFSVDGANGHLRGTGEELHYEPFYSFRHGDGKSTATVYYQTHLRQSVASKGGAETYVSFVNADEIPVRGAEVPTEIVTFNLTCTNRDAAGKLRVGDIQVPTDSSPGFAQFKNIIRVSAPCRAPVGGDLHWRLLSHLSLNYRSLTSVEALRGLLDLYNFAARQDDQARRAQARLLEGIVDVQSRGKDHLFHGVPIRGTEIILSLKQDHFAGEGDLFLFASVLSEFFALYASVNSFTQLVVNEIEQGEQYSWPSRIGQQIIL
- the tssE gene encoding type VI secretion system baseplate subunit TssE; its protein translation is MGREGRLLERLGDERSASPKAPRESPHLLAESILRHLRKLLNTRPDQVLIQPDYGMPDLTELVQDQAAAVEEVQAAILRTITRFEPRLHDVSVTHVPSEPGQSILRFEIAGALISEREPHVEFRTEISPAGRVEIAE
- the tssH gene encoding type VI secretion system ATPase TssH translates to MDVVDRRALIRRLNRLCSRSLESAAGLCLSRTHYEVAIEHMLLRLLEDPTADIQVILSHFEIEPARVQKALQRALEEFKSGNAAKPVFSPRLIEWLQEAWLIGSIDLNLTEIRSGALFLAMVRDLGRFAYGFGEELLQPVRADELTHKFFDMTAKSSEGEAAKAAAKGGAEGRGAETALGRFTVDFTARARANGIDPVFGRDREIRQMIDILARRRKNNPIVVGEAGVGKTAVVEGLALRIVQHDVPDLLKNMDMLALDLGLLQAGAGVRGEFEHRLKSVIDEVKASPKPIILFIDEAHMLVGSGSTAGMGDAANLLKPALARGELRTIAATTWSEYKKYFEKDAALARRFQLVKLEEPSETDAILVLRGLRSKYEEAHQVQVLDEGVVAAARMSSRYISGRQLPDKAVDLLDTAAARIKIGLSSKPDRLEDIERTIQALERERGAHQRDLLSGVPVEPERISALDEAIAKRRQELEQLEARWREEKVLAESVLALRGKIQAEGAQGADRYRSDWDRAKADLRKIQGKDPLIRIEVDTDVVAEVVSDWTGIPVGRMIRDEAQTILQLDDRLKTRIKGQDHAIEAIARGIRASKAGIGNPATPIGVFLFVGPSGVGKTETGLAVAEALFGGERFVVTLNMSEFQEKHTVSRLIGSPPGYVGYGEGGALTEAVRQRPYSVVLLDEVEKADPEVMNIFYQVFDKGMLADGEGRVIDFKNTVIFMTSNLASDMIFQLCARGTRPSPGEVTAAIRPLLSRHFKPALLARMTIVPFYPIDAAAMTMIVELKLARLAQRLMESHRIAFDYEPAVVEQIVRRCNEVETGARNIDHIMQGSLLPRVSTEILSRLGEGRLPERLSLTLGADGDFNLAFSERQTVALAQG